AACAGGGCAGTGAGAGAGGGAAAAGAATCAGACAAGGAGGGTTTGTATTGGCAGTTTAAATATACACCAAAACCTCTGAGTCATGGCATATTGCCACTGGATTAACTAATGCGATAAGTAAATATGACTTAAACTTTGTCTTCAGTGTTTACATGTGAGGGAAAGTGAATGTTTAGTATGAGTATCTTTGCATCTTTCTATACAGCACCATGCATCTAGATTGTGTGTTTGGTACAGTGTCTGCCTGCATGCATCTGTGTAACACGATACAAGCTGATCTTTAGTCTTCCATACCCTCCTTCTTGTGTTCTTTCAATTTGCCTGCACGGTAAAAACATCTCTTTATCACCTGCAgagatttcactgtttatttatgctgagaaaatattttcattgtgcttTGTTCCACCCCTTCTCTGGCTATTTACTCCCCTCGACTTCTCCTTTCTGCCCATCAGGTTACAGAAAAATATTCTACAGTGCATTTCAGTAATTGCACTCATAGTGCAGATGCTCGGTTGGAGTCAAAACATGGTCTTCAGCTCATTATACTGATTTTTATTCATACCTGTCACCTGCTGTAGAGTGCAGTCAAAGTTATCGTACAAACTGACTGTGCATGTGGGACTAAATGAGAGCAGTCTCAGTCACACattattaaaatcactttacCTGGTTACATCAGAGCAATGCTTGATTtgcagtcaaaaaaaaacaactgttcaGAGTTTGTTTGTTATTACTTTAATCTGGAGTTTAAAGCTGAAGTGCGggacttttacatataaatgaaagCCAGTTACATTCAAGCTGCTGCCAAACGAGTTCACACAATGCTGATTAAGCCTATAAGCAGCAGGTAAATCTCTCTGAGACCTGGagttttaaatctaatttctgtGGTGACATTCATTCAGGATTACACTAGAAAAAAGAAAGCGGGAAACTGTACACTGTAGGCACACGTTCTAAGCACGCATGCAACGTTTGTGTAATTGCTCTcactgccagaagggggagagaaaagttccacactgcaggtttaaataTGTTAAAGCGTTTGTTGTTCTAAGTTAATGCCACTGAATAGCACTCCAAATCTGTTTAGATAAGGAAACTTGTAAGCACAGTGTGCATGGATACAGCTACAGGTAACACATAATGAATCTATTATCAGATCTTGAAAACTGCATTAAAGTAAGGTGTAATAAGGGTCAATCCTTCACTAATAAGTGTTTAATTTGAACAGATAAACACAAAAATCCTTTTTACTGCAGCCCTCTGAgctatttttttgcacaaaaagaaCTAAACAGTTTACTAATATATTAAAGGCGCACAAACGTGCCCACATACCTATACAAATGATCATACTgagatttatctgctgttgtattttctatgcagatgGCTTACGTGGGGTACCTGATGCTGTTTAACTACATTGTCCTGGTCAAGATGGACCTGTGGCCTTCTCCTCAGGAGTGGATTGTCATCGCTTACATCTTCACCAATGGCATTGAGAAGATGAGAGAGGTACAACAGATCCTAGCTGCGACTGCAGTTGTGTACCGTAATTGtggaaatgtgttgaaaataatcagcagtcCTTCTCCACAGTGAGCTGAAAACACAGAGCTTGTCACCATAATGTCACCTACAGTTAAATTCAATGAGTTCTGCGGTTGGAGGACAGAGGCTAAGCATTACGTCCATATCATCAGACAGCTCATAACAGGGAAAATATTGATGGAGCAATGGAGTGGAAGCAAAAGAGCACATtaaagagggagacagagataGTGGATGAGTGGTGGAGATGAAGGCAGGATATAGAGGtgggaaaacaaagagaaaaagagtaAAAGGAAAAGTAAATAGAAAATATGGGCGTGTGGCCTTATAATATGTTCAGCCCCACTCTGTGGCTTTGTTTGTACTGTAACTGTATGAAATGCATTAATCATTGTGTCACATCATTTGCAGCTGCACTACAGTCCCTCTACAGACATGAGGTAGCTTCTCTGATGGGTGAACTCATACTGCCCTCTTATGGTAGCCATAACGAAATGCATTTCTATTTACTTTTCAGGGTcacttttcccacatttttacCCTTAAATTTTGTGTATTCATGAGCACCACtttccatcatttctgcatTGAGCATCTTCCTCCCATTTTTCTATTACTTTCCCTTCTAGATCCTGATGTCAGAGCCGGGGAAGTTGTTACAGAAGGTTAAGGTGTGGCTTCAGGAGTACTGGAACATCACAGACCTCATGGCCATCCTCATATTCTCTGTCGGCATGGTTCTGCGTCTCCAGGAGCCGCCGCTCATGAGCTATGGGCGGGTCATCTACTGCGTCAACATCATCTATTGGTACATTCGGCTGCTCGACATCTTCGGGGTCAACAAATACCTAGGTCCCTATGTGATGATGATTGGCAAGATGGTGAGAAGAGGCAGGGGTGgtttaactgtgtgtgtgtgtctggtgttCTGTCTTTTCTATCTGCAGTGTCGCTCATATTTTTCACCCCCCATTCTTCCTTTATATCTGTCCACCGTCTGATTTTGCTCAACATGATCCATAGTGATTGTAATAACTCGCTGATTTCCATGATTACAAAGGTTTAACGCGGAGGTGATATGCAAGCCCAGGTTTTAATGGAGCTTGTGCGCCTCTTAATCTTATTGTTTGATCTCAAGCACTGCAGGATCAGAGCCTCCGATACATACATGAAGACACAAGTGGAGGGGGGGATCAAAGAGCCAAATCTGTTATCCATCTGATGCTCAACGCTCTTTGACATGAGCTGTGTAGCACTGGACACAGACTCTTTGATATGAAAATCAGCTGTTAGttagagagagggggagaggttTTGGACTGGCATTAAATGATTTAGTCAACTAATTGGCATATGTGGTGTTGCAGCAACATAAGCAGCTCagagaagaaagacaaaaaaaacattttgcattgtAAAAACAGCATTCTTACCAAAGTGGTGTTAATTCTTATTTCTGCCCATATAGTTTGTACAGTACCTTGTGATTTAATTTTTAGGTATTTAACATAATGACTGTAGTTCcaaattgaattttaaaatattagctGTATCTACAATAGATGTCAAGTGTCCAGAAAGACAATGAATGACAGTCTTAACTGAACAACTCACACTGTAACAGAGGCTACTGTAGAATAAATGAGCCCGGCGGGAGGATGCACTCTAACCTCTTTAATCAATCTAAGATGAGCCTAAATTAAGTACATTTAAACATTGGATTTCGCtttcatttgaaaatatatgaaattaaattttaattgaCCAACTAAGACTGCAGAGTGCAAGGAATAGTaatcaaaaaatataaagaaccTGCTTCCTTCCTCTTCCCCTGCTTTGCCTCATTAATTCCTTTCTTTAATATTCTTACCAGCTATTCCCCCTTTTTTACCCTTCTTCTCAAACCACTCGGCGTTTCCCTTCCCTCTTTAACAATCCTCCTCTATCTCCCTCCTTCTGTCAGATGATCGACATGATGTATTTTGTGATCATCATGTTGGTGGTGCTGATGAGTTTTGGGGTGGCTCGTCAGGCCATCCTCAACCCTAATGAAGACCCGTCCTGGATGCTGGCTAGGAACATCTTCTTCATGCCTTACTGGATGATCTACGGAGAGGTGTTTGCCGACCAGATTGACCGTAAGTTCAGGGCCAGAGTGTGAAATGAACACTGAATATAAAATTAGTTTATGTTGATTCAGGGGAGAATAGTTCCTGACTCTGAGGAGAGAAGCGAGTAGTTTGACCAGAAACACACTTATCTCAAAGCAGTCATTCCTACACTACTTGAAATATTACTTGAAGATATACTTTtgtagcatatatatatatatatatatatatatatatatatatatatatatatatatatatatatatatatatatatatatatatatatatatatatataaaaaacaacaaattgcacCTCCAATTAGATTGTTTCTGAGTTGGGGACACCATGTTTGCATAATCTTTCCTACATGAGGACATTGATGTGTGCTGTCAGTTTGTCTTGATCTTTTTGTctctacattattttaataacaCATAGAGTGACATTTAGActcaataaatcaaaaaaacagGCTGTGAGAAGTGTCTGTGAGAAAATGTCCTGAAAGTGAGAGTGTATATGTGTGCTGTTCTGTTGTCTATTCGTATGATAGTATATCTGATGGTGTGTACAGAATGTGAGGAGTGGCCCAAAGAGAAGAGATctgaaataatgttttcattctttgtttCAGATATGCATAGTAGGAAGTTACAGCACAGGCTGAATGAAAAACTCTGGCTGGTCGAAAATTACTTTCGAACTCACGGAACCTGGCGTAATAATGGTCCATCCCACATTGCCCAGTGCAGTCAAAATCCCAGTAAATCTATAGATATAGACCTCAATTTAACCACATCTACCTCTCCCACCTCTCCTTCATCATCCTCACATTGCCACCATGTCATGCCCACTCCTGCCCACTACAGGCCACATGAGAAAAAGCGTGCATGCTGCTCCACACTCTATGAGGCTAAAGTTGTGCTCATGTGTTGGTATCTTGGGTCAGCTACTGGATATCAGCAgcattttctgtaaatgtgagCAGTTTAAGAGGATCTTAAGTGATTGAAAGCCTGATTATATGAGAATATTTACCATCTCCAAACCTTTTTACTGAGACAACCAGTAGCTTGACCTGAGGCCATATCCTGTAAGCAACTTTACCCTGACTAATTTAAACACTGGTTGACAAATGGCACTGTTACATGGCAGTAGCACTTTTCAAATGTGTTTCAGTATTTTAATGGTCTTAGTTTTTGATCAGCTGTCACATCAAGAGGAACTATCAAAGTTGTGACGTTTGATATTCCTTTGATGTTTCTTCCCTTCATTTTGTTACTTGACTTTAGATGATTTTCATTTGAAGACGTGACCCTGCCATGGTAACACCATCTGTCACATGAACCATATCACCCTCCCTTTACGCCGGCTCAGCTTCTCACTGGAGCAAGTGCAACATTGCCAATATATCTCAACCATGTTATAGCAAGCATTTAGCATGACTACACACTGAAATTTAAACATCAGTATCATTCTATGCAGAAATAAAACGCAAGCATACGCACATCCACACCAGAACGTATTTATTAGCCACCTTTCATCATCTGTAATCTGTTTTTTCACGTGGTTCAGTTGTCAGAGTTTTAAATCCAAATTTCTTgatggtaaaaaaacaaatagaaaaattaCTTCAGTTCTCTGTCTTTGGGCTGCattgtgtgtaaaaaaaaaaaataaaaaattgaacaaTCGAAGCAATGATGAGCATGATAAGATGAATCTCAAAGGCAAACAAACCAAGAACAAACGCTGAATGTTCCCCTGATAAGCCACAGCAACTGAACCATCACGGATGGAAAAAACATACTATGTATcctaaatacatttcaaatgattCAGAGCAATCAGCCATTGCAGAATGAAGCTATGGCTCACATATGTGACAATATATTTTAAACATCGActgcatgtttaaatatattgtAAACACAAATTGTGATgacaaatgtgcttttttgtgtATTCTTTTTTGTCAGATGCACATTTCTGAACATGAGCTCCTACCATTATAGTGTCCACTCTTTCCAATCCCTCCTTTTATAAAAGAAGCATAAAAGCAAATTATGcttcttgtttgtttgcaaaatATGTAATATGCATTTTGTTTGGTATTTTCAGGTCTTCTTGTCTCTTTGTTTGTTGTCGTTGTGGTCTTGTACTCAGTGTACAGTGTGTCTttgaatgttttatgttttttatatataatttgctttttgttttatttgtcttgACAATATATTTTCTGTTCATGTGTTGTGACTGCATGTATTGCAAATTTGTCATGCATCCAACTTTTCCACTTAAATATTGTTAATGATGGATGGAATGTAAAGACATAATTTCCCTTGTTTTAACTTGCATGTGTGTCTATTGATTTTGTGGCGCTGTGCAGCTCCCTGTGGGCAGAACATCACGTTAGACGACGGGGTGGTGGTGGCCCAGCCTCCCTGTAAGACGGGTGCTTGGATTGTCCCAGCGATCATGGCTTGCTATTTGTTGGTGGCCAACATACTGCTGGTCAACCTCCTCATAGCTGTGTTCAAGTACGTAAACTCCCCAGCTTTTCCACTTGACACCCCAGGACATAAGACACACTTATTTTGTCAGCATGATGATAAAAATCATTTCTCTTTGTCTTCCAATGCTCACAAAAGCAGAATTACCAAGACATGGGTGCATCTAAATAACAATATTTAGTGTACCCCGCTAAAGACAAGTGTAGATGTAGCGGCCTTTGAGGTTTTTCCTGAGTGTTTTCCATGCGTGTGCATGAGAGAGAAAATAGAGAAGTGACGTTAGTTTCtgtgtgagctgctgttaaGCCACACTCATTAGAGGCAGGTAGCAAATTGTGTGAACACAGTGGGATGGTGCTTCTTCTACAGTGACATAATCATGCTAATGATCCGTTATTGTGCCTCTGTGTAATCCATGCAGCAAGGCCAATCATCCTCTTCTTTGCATTTGTCAGTGTAATTACCAAAAAGTGCACAATGGAATAAACAAGAGTTAAATTGAAGGTTTAATCAAATTACATATTGCAGCAAACACTGCATTGGTTTCTCTACATTATCTCCACATATTCTCAGTTTCTAAACTCAGCAGTGCTGCAGTATGCAAACTAAAGGGAGTCAGTTCATTAACCACGCAATCGAAAATGATAGAAAAGTCTCTACTGTGCCACTGATGACTTGATTCAGTTTATTTTAGCTTTCGGTGGATGTAATATTTCTTGGCTGGTGTGGCTTCTCTGTCTGTAATTGTCCATAGTAATACATTCTTCGAAGTGAAGTCCATCTCCAACCAGGTATGGAAGTTCCAGCGCTACCAGCTCATTATGACCTTCCATGAACGCCCAGTACTTCCTCCACCCCTCATCATCTTCAGTCACATAACTATGGTCCTCAAGCATCTGTGTTGTCGCTGGCGCAAGCATGATGATGACGAGAGGGACTATGGCCTGAGTGAGTGGCAGATATATCTTAATAAGCCTGAGAAAGTCAGCATGGACTCAATCGTGTAAACAGCGGTGTTTCCAGAgttgtaatttatttatgtcatgcaaataatttttcaaattCTGTTTCAGTGATATAATAAACAGAAATCTGCAATGTCTGCTGTTATACTATCAATCAGTATAATGTGACACTGTAACATTAACAATCTCAAACCCTTTGACCCACAGAGCTTTTCATCACAGAGGATGAGCTGAAGAAAGTCCATGATTTCGAGGAGCAATGTATTGAAGAGTACTTCAGAGAGAAAGATGACAGATTTCACTCCTCTAACGATGAGAGAATCAGAGTCACTTCTGAAAGGTCAGACACTTGACTAAACTGAAATTGATGTCTCTATGCTATTTCCATCCTTCCTTTTCTATGTTGGCCAAGAGAGCGAAGAAAGCCAAACACGCTGCAACTTGAGAAATCAGAggcaaagagagaaaacagactCACAAATCTGATAACATACAAACTGTATATATAGTTTCACtgtaaatgcagaaaacagcagaacatttggaaaTGCTGTAGTCTAGCAGGTGGTGAAAAAAGAAATAGTGCTAAAAAAGATTATGAAAATGGTTCCAAGGACACCAATTACTGAGTGTTGCTCCCTATTTTTAAAACTTGGACTGCATGTAGTACGAAGTGGAATGCCAGTGTTAGCATGAAAAGCTGCCCATAAAAGTATCAGTAGTCTTGACAttctaactgtatttttaaatttgtatttttaaaacaccaaattCCATTGTGTGTTCAGTAATTTTTTTCCTTGGAAAACAACATTAACATTTCTCccctgctgttcttctctctctaatgcttttattgtcttttgtcTCCTGCTTCTCTTTCTATCAGGGTGGAGAACATGGCAATGCGTTTGGAGGAAGTCAATGAGAGGGAACACTTCATGAAGGCATCATTGCAGACTGTTGATATCCGTCTGGCCCAAATGGAGGAGCTTATTGGACGAATTGCCGTTGCGTTGGAGCGTGTGACGGGTGTTGAACGCGGGGAGGTCAACAAAGTACGTTCTCGGACTTCATCTGACTGCACAGACTCTGCATACATTATCCGCCAGGCTGAGTGCCCAGAAGCTGCATACATCCTCCGTCAAAGCAGCTTTAATAGCACAGAGGGGAACGCCTACCGTCTACAGGAGGCACTAGAAGGGCCAGCTGAGGGCTCCATGTCCCCTCCTTCTCCTACTGGCATGGCTACACGAACAAGGAGCCACTCATTTTATGTTGGTGCTGGTCGTGGTGGTGAACGTGCAAGTGGTGCTGAACGAGCTGAAAGCTTCTTCAAAGAGCGCTCACTGAGTCTTCACCGAGCCAACAGCTCACAATCTGTGTCCTCAGCTGCTGCCCCCAAGGAGTCTAAGCCCCTCCCACTTGCGACACTGTCGGTCTCCCAGCAGCACCGTCCATCATCATGTATTGATATCTATGTCTCAACATCTGAGGAGGTGGGGCCTGCAGAGGTCTTTCTGGATCCTCTCCGTGTGATCCCACCGCTCCAGAGGGACTCCTCGCTGCAGTCAGATACCATGGAGACGGTGCTGCCTGGAGGCCGGGATTTCAGCAGCGCCGCAACCAGTGGTTTGGGCGACAGGCACTCGGAGGGCGGTGCAGGCAGCAGTGGAACAGCTGGAGCTATGTTTGATGACAGCGCCGCTGCTGATTTGTCATTGTGCTCAGCACACCTTTTACCAGACACCACCTTACCTCCTTGGGATATGGAACCATCCCCGCCTCCTTCAGCAGGGCTCCTCGAGCGCTCTAAGAGCAGCCGCTACCTCTCTACAGCAGGCACAGGATTCCTGGATGAGCCTCCTCTGGTCAAGTCCCACAGCCTCATGTTCACACCAAGAGGCTGCTATGGAGGACTGGGGGGAGCAGGAGTCCAGGTAAAGGCTGCAGAGTACACCAGCATCACTGACTGCATCGATACACGCTGTGTCTCGTCTCCATACACCCCTATAGAACGCTCAAACTCACCTGGAGGTTCCACCTCATTCCCCTTTGATAAGCCGTCAGACATTGGTTCCTCTCACCCGGAGAGAGAAGCAGAGCTTAGTCATACAGAGTCTGATCCAGAGGACCCTGAGGACCTGATGCCAGCCCCAGATACCCCTCGCCTAGGGGGCCTTGGTGGGCCCAGTGGAGCCCCTCTCTGCTCCCCCTTCTCCAGGCTGGAGCGAGCAAACAGCTGCTCTTCAGACGACTCCCATCCTTCCCTCACGCTGGCCCCTCCGCACCGGAAGAGCCTGTCGGTGAGTGAGAGGATGGAGAGGGGACCGGGTCTGGGGGCAGACAGGGGGCCTGGGCCTGGAGGGCGGGGTCTGGCAGGACCCAGAAACCCCTTCCTCAGGAGCAAGTCTGGAGCAAGGCCTGAGACGGCCAAGACTGACAACCTCTCCATGAGAAAGCTGGCTACTCCATCAGCTTTCCGCAGCTTTGATAGACAAAACTATACGTGACAAGGACACGTCAGTGCACTCACACACTGTTAGGACCAGGAAGGAAAACTGAGAGGGCCAAGGGCAAGAGAGAAAGCAGGGTGAAGCTGCCCGTAGATGCTGATGTGAACCAGATCTACCTTTTTTCACCTAaagtttcaggatagaaaagtTTTTTCATAGTCAGTGTTGAAGGGCAGCTTTATCTTGAATCATGAATCAGAGGGGAAAGGGATGGAAGATAAAGGGGTCCTACTGTACACCAGTCAAAACAAAGAGCTATGAATCTAGACTAGTTTTTACCTCTTGTAGCTAAGTATCTCTCAATGGGGTGTTATGGCAATGGAAGGTGTATTTGTACTGTATGTCTTCCACCCACCACCTTTACATCAAGTAGACATCTGTCACTGTGTTACATCACATATCAGTCATGTTAGTCAGACAAAGTATACTGTTACTCCTAGCAGCATTATATGGTAGACGCTGTTGAGTCTGAGAGActaagagagaggaagaagacagTCACCtcatattgtcattttgtcttagCATAGAGTCCTTGCTATTGCAGAACATTTGCTTCAAATAAGTTTTCCTCTCTTCATATAACCCTAACTCCAATTTGTAAGACCCCAGCAACTAGCAGGCAGAAAGACGTTAACATTTCTGGCTGCATCATAAAGGAATTAAGTGTTTGACTTAACTGCACTTCAAATGATATCTGTAACATGGCAACAACTTACCTCtggatacacaaacacactttttaaGTAATCaatacttaatttttttaagGGAATATCAAGTGTTTTTCAT
Above is a genomic segment from Amphiprion ocellaris isolate individual 3 ecotype Okinawa chromosome 6, ASM2253959v1, whole genome shotgun sequence containing:
- the trpm3 gene encoding transient receptor potential cation channel subfamily M member 3 isoform X7; translated protein: MASKKKWAERRELRRERPFSTRDDSSAASGTSGPGRSTTRGRFSESWKRLSSRGGSTKRGVLNSQQPPAQKSWIERAFSKRECVHIIVSAKDPHRCCCGRLIGQHVGLPPGISSSQNDKAERLAKNDSLSEKWSISKHTQLSPTDAFGTIEFQGGGHSNKAMYVRVSYDTKPDLLLHLMTKEWQLDLPKLLISVHGGLQNFELQPKLKQVFGKGLIKAAMTTGAWIFTGGVNTGVIRHVGDALKDHASKSRGKICTIGIAPWGIVENQEDLVGKDVVRPYQTMSNPLSKLTVLNSLHSHFILADNGTTGKYGAEVKLRRQLEKHISLQKINTRIGQGVPVVALIVEGGPNVISIVLEYLRDTPPVPVVVCDGSGRASDILAFGHKYSEEGGIINESLRDQLLVTIQKTFTYSRTQAQHLFIILMECMKKKELITVFRMGSEGHQDIDLAILTALLKGANASAPDQLSLALAWNRVDIARSQIFIYGQQWPVGSLEQAMLDALVLDRVDFVKLLIENGVSMHRFLTLSRLEELYNTRHGPSNTLYHLVRDVKKGNLPPDYRISLIDIGLVIEYLMGGAYRCNYTRKRFRTLYHNLFGPKRPKALKLLGMEDDMPIRRGRQKTTRKREEEVDIDLDDPEINHFPFPFHELMVWAVLMKRQKMALFFWQHGEEAMAKALVACKLCKAMAHEASENDMVDDISQELNHNSREFGQLAVELLDQSYKQDEQMAMKLLTYELKNWSNATCLQLAVAAKHRDFIAHTCSQMLLTDMWMGRLRMRKNSGLKVILGLLLPPSILSLEFKNKDEMSYMPQDQEAYLQEKEEEEPEKPVKEKEEEDMEFTAMLGKVTTETSRKKDVEEVQNRHRLIPMGRKIYEFYNAPIVKFWFHTMAYVGYLMLFNYIVLVKMDLWPSPQEWIVIAYIFTNGIEKMREILMSEPGKLLQKVKVWLQEYWNITDLMAILIFSVGMVLRLQEPPLMSYGRVIYCVNIIYWYIRLLDIFGVNKYLGPYVMMIGKMMIDMMYFVIIMLVVLMSFGVARQAILNPNEDPSWMLARNIFFMPYWMIYGEVFADQIDPPCGQNITLDDGVVVAQPPCKTGAWIVPAIMACYLLVANILLVNLLIAVFNNTFFEVKSISNQVWKFQRYQLIMTFHERPVLPPPLIIFSHITMVLKHLCCRWRKHDDDERDYGLKLFITEDELKKVHDFEEQCIEEYFREKDDRFHSSNDERIRVTSERVENMAMRLEEVNEREHFMKASLQTVDIRLAQMEELIGRIAVALERVTGVERGEVNKVRSRTSSDCTDSAYIIRQAECPEAAYILRQSSFNSTEGNAYRLQEALEGPAEGSMSPPSPTGMATRTRSHSFYVGAGRGGERASGAERAESFFKERSLSLHRANSSQSVSSAAAPKESKPLPLATLSVSQQHRPSSCIDIYVSTSEEVGPAEVFLDPLRVIPPLQRDSSLQSDTMETVLPGGRDFSSAATSGLGDRHSEGGAGSSGTAGAMFDDSAAADLSLCSAHLLPDTTLPPWDMEPSPPPSAGLLERSKSSRYLSTAGTGFLDEPPLVKSHSLMFTPRGCYGGLGGAGVQVKAAEYTSITDCIDTRCVSSPYTPIERSNSPGGSTSFPFDKPSDIGSSHPEREAELSHTESDPEDPEDLMPAPDTPRLGGLGGPSGAPLCSPFSRLERANSCSSDDSHPSLTLAPPHRKSLSVSERMERGPGLGADRGPGPGGRGLAGPRNPFLRSKSGARPETAKTDNLSMRKLATPSAFRSFDRQNYT